Proteins from a genomic interval of Luteibacter pinisoli:
- a CDS encoding beta-lactamase induction protein, with protein MALRLLAVLIALVIAWSVPQLARWRDERWFRGWVSRLADTSGPGRVAIVLLVPVVACAIIAGILRALPFFDLAWLIFAVLVLVYTLGPREIEADIDAIVRAPDTLRRDEAVNALRMDAEPLAWFAPTLVEATFYAALRRRFGVLLWFFLLGPAGALGYRLAQTLGRDASLALDAATRTAAQRLADALDWLPAHLMVFAMALVSDFDAVMGAWKAWHHQSGSPRSRLEPDFLGAVARAGVDADVEAGDGYAHDVSDPIAELEDARRVIRRVLVVWLAVIAVIVLAAWFA; from the coding sequence ATGGCCTTACGACTGCTCGCTGTCCTCATTGCCCTCGTCATTGCCTGGAGCGTGCCGCAGCTCGCGCGCTGGCGTGACGAGCGCTGGTTTCGCGGCTGGGTAAGCCGCCTGGCCGACACCTCCGGCCCGGGCCGCGTCGCCATCGTCCTGCTCGTGCCGGTGGTGGCCTGCGCCATCATCGCCGGCATCCTGCGGGCCCTGCCCTTCTTCGACCTGGCCTGGCTGATCTTCGCCGTGCTGGTGCTGGTGTACACGCTGGGCCCCCGTGAAATCGAAGCCGACATCGACGCCATCGTGCGCGCGCCGGATACGCTGCGCCGCGATGAGGCCGTCAACGCGCTGCGCATGGACGCCGAGCCGCTGGCCTGGTTCGCACCCACGCTGGTCGAGGCCACGTTCTACGCCGCGTTGCGCCGCCGCTTCGGCGTCCTGCTGTGGTTCTTCCTGCTGGGCCCCGCGGGCGCCCTGGGCTACCGGCTGGCACAGACGCTGGGCCGCGACGCCTCGCTGGCCCTGGATGCCGCGACACGCACCGCCGCACAGCGCCTGGCCGATGCGCTCGACTGGCTCCCCGCACACCTGATGGTGTTCGCGATGGCGCTGGTCTCGGACTTCGATGCCGTCATGGGTGCGTGGAAAGCCTGGCACCACCAGTCGGGCAGCCCGCGCTCACGCCTGGAGCCGGATTTCCTCGGCGCCGTGGCACGCGCCGGCGTGGATGCCGATGTCGAAGCCGGCGACGGCTACGCCCACGACGTGAGCGACCCGATCGCCGAACTCGAGGATGCGCGCCGCGTCATCCGCCGCGTCCTCGTGGTGTGGCTGGCCGTCATCGCCGTCATCGTGCTGGCAGCGTGGTTCGCCTGA
- the nudC gene encoding NAD(+) diphosphatase → MSVEQERDKAAASRARENVFAGIAIDRMAERRDDRLWVEETERAPDTRFLVLDTEGQAFVTADADAPQWMSPAMRDERFGDVRSTLLGLADGRAWFTLVLDEAHAELFASMTGARRMSLRDAGLLFDAFDAGLFAFAKGVTHWQRQTRFCTLCGSPTVVVAAGHRVQCTNPDGAHLHFPRTDAAIIVIVEHGDACLLGRQRGWPAGRYSTLAGFIEPGESLEDAVKREVREESGVEVLHATYHSSQPWPLPASLMVGFTAVAKSREIRLRDDELEDARWFTVDDLVNGMASGTLGVPPPLSVSYRLIEHWLALRGVSLAEMVASAPKA, encoded by the coding sequence GTGAGCGTCGAGCAGGAGCGCGACAAGGCCGCCGCCTCACGCGCCCGGGAAAATGTCTTCGCCGGCATCGCGATCGACCGGATGGCCGAACGCCGCGACGATCGCCTGTGGGTTGAGGAAACCGAGCGCGCGCCGGACACGCGCTTCCTGGTCCTGGACACCGAAGGCCAGGCCTTCGTCACCGCCGACGCCGACGCGCCGCAGTGGATGTCACCGGCGATGCGCGACGAGCGCTTCGGCGACGTGCGCTCCACGCTGCTGGGCCTGGCCGATGGCCGCGCGTGGTTCACGCTGGTGCTCGACGAAGCACACGCCGAACTGTTCGCCAGCATGACCGGCGCACGCCGCATGTCGCTGCGCGATGCGGGGCTGTTGTTCGACGCCTTCGACGCCGGCCTGTTCGCTTTCGCCAAGGGCGTCACCCATTGGCAGCGGCAGACGCGCTTCTGCACGCTGTGCGGTTCGCCCACCGTGGTGGTCGCCGCGGGCCATCGCGTCCAGTGCACGAATCCGGATGGGGCGCACCTGCACTTCCCGCGCACCGATGCCGCGATCATCGTCATCGTCGAACACGGCGATGCGTGCCTGCTCGGCCGCCAGCGCGGTTGGCCGGCGGGGCGCTATTCCACGCTGGCCGGCTTCATCGAACCCGGCGAATCGCTGGAAGACGCGGTGAAGCGCGAAGTGCGCGAGGAATCCGGCGTCGAAGTACTGCACGCCACGTACCACTCGTCGCAACCGTGGCCGCTCCCCGCCTCGCTCATGGTCGGCTTCACCGCCGTGGCGAAGAGCCGCGAGATCCGCCTGCGCGATGACGAACTCGAAGATGCGCGCTGGTTCACGGTGGATGACCTCGTGAACGGCATGGCGTCGGGCACCCTCGGTGTGCCACCACCGCTTTCCGTGTCGTATCGCCTCATTGAGCACTGGCTCGCCCTACGCGGCGTCAGCCTCGCCGAAATGGTCGCAAGCGCGCCCAAGGCCTGA
- the erpA gene encoding iron-sulfur cluster insertion protein ErpA, translating into MNNPFPMAPTGAPDYRSAGTPVVFTEAAARKVHELIEEEGNPGLKLRVYISGGGCSGFQYGFTFDEEQAEDDLAVSREGVTLVVDPLSLQYLTGAEIDYAESFSGSQFVIRNPNAKTTCGCGSSFSA; encoded by the coding sequence ATGAATAACCCATTCCCCATGGCCCCGACCGGCGCACCGGATTACCGGTCGGCCGGCACGCCGGTGGTCTTCACCGAAGCCGCTGCCCGCAAGGTGCACGAGCTGATCGAAGAGGAAGGCAACCCCGGCCTCAAGCTCCGCGTATACATCAGCGGTGGCGGTTGCTCCGGCTTCCAGTACGGCTTCACCTTCGACGAGGAGCAGGCCGAGGATGACCTCGCCGTCTCGCGCGAGGGTGTCACGCTGGTGGTCGATCCGCTGTCCCTGCAGTACCTCACCGGCGCGGAAATCGACTACGCCGAATCGTTCAGCGGTTCGCAGTTCGTCATCCGCAACCCCAACGCGAAGACGACCTGCGGCTGCGGTTCGTCCTTCAGCGCCTGA
- a CDS encoding bactofilin family protein, which translates to MFSSNRKSSAPTAGAAATSLVARGATVRGDIHFSGALHLDGTVEGSIHADPGSEGVLTISETGRVVGRIEVPHAVVNGGVTGDIHIAERLELAPQARIEGDVHYQVLEMAAGAQVNGKMIHRGPVTVRQLAQQAIDAAPALT; encoded by the coding sequence ATGTTCAGCAGCAACCGTAAGTCTTCCGCCCCCACCGCAGGCGCGGCAGCGACCAGCCTGGTGGCCCGCGGCGCCACCGTCCGCGGCGACATCCACTTTTCAGGCGCCCTGCACCTGGACGGCACCGTGGAAGGCTCGATCCACGCGGATCCCGGCAGCGAAGGCGTGCTCACCATCAGTGAGACGGGCCGCGTGGTCGGCCGCATCGAGGTGCCGCATGCCGTGGTCAACGGGGGCGTCACCGGCGATATCCACATCGCGGAGCGCCTCGAACTCGCCCCGCAGGCCCGGATCGAAGGTGACGTCCATTACCAGGTGCTGGAAATGGCCGCGGGCGCCCAGGTCAACGGCAAGATGATCCACCGGGGGCCGGTCACGGTGCGCCAGCTGGCCCAGCAGGCGATCGATGCGGCACCGGCCCTGACTTAA
- a CDS encoding DUF6776 family protein, with product MAPRHPPRLVVRSHDAGRERRTRLLIGAGWLASVALAAGLAWVLAPTHARHPGALAASPGQAPADVEELRQTVANLQRASQVADIATKELKKNLAERDEEISGLRTDLAFYSRLVGGNGQRDGLKIQGARVTAVAGMPNAWNLVVTLTQNARRGDTVKGDLKVAVEGIQGNKVTTLEGPALGQSAASTGVAFSFKYFQQVQASFTVPTGFKPTRLRFSASADGGDATTTTVAWADATRTDEVTDVQQQP from the coding sequence ATGGCGCCACGCCACCCGCCACGCCTTGTCGTGCGCTCGCACGACGCGGGGCGCGAGCGCCGTACCCGGCTGCTGATCGGCGCGGGCTGGCTCGCCAGCGTGGCCCTGGCCGCGGGCCTGGCCTGGGTCCTGGCGCCCACGCACGCACGCCATCCAGGCGCCCTCGCAGCTAGCCCGGGCCAGGCGCCGGCGGATGTCGAGGAACTGCGCCAGACCGTGGCAAACCTCCAGCGCGCCAGCCAGGTGGCGGATATCGCCACGAAAGAGCTCAAGAAGAACCTTGCCGAGCGCGACGAGGAAATCAGCGGCCTGCGTACCGACCTCGCGTTCTACTCGCGGCTGGTCGGCGGCAATGGCCAGCGTGACGGGCTGAAGATCCAGGGCGCCCGGGTTACCGCCGTCGCGGGCATGCCCAACGCCTGGAACCTCGTCGTCACCCTCACCCAGAACGCCCGTCGCGGCGACACGGTGAAGGGCGATCTGAAAGTCGCCGTCGAGGGCATCCAGGGCAACAAGGTCACCACGCTGGAGGGGCCGGCGCTGGGCCAGTCCGCGGCATCCACCGGCGTCGCCTTCTCTTTCAAGTACTTCCAGCAGGTCCAGGCCAGCTTTACCGTGCCCACGGGGTTCAAGCCCACCCGCCTGCGCTTCAGTGCCAGCGCCGACGGTGGTGACGCCACCACCACCACGGTCGCCTGGGCCGATGCCACCCGAACCGACGAGGTCACCGATGTTCAGCAGCAACCGTAA
- the bfr gene encoding bacterioferritin produces MKGDAKVIEFLNKVLYNELAAINQYFLHYRMFKDWGYNELAKHEYEESIEEMKHADKLIERILFLDGLPNLQHLGKLRIGENVVEALQGDLDLEMIATKDLREAIAYSEGIHDFVSRDLFKFILGQEEEHIDWLETQFSLIADIGPERYMLSKVGSLDKH; encoded by the coding sequence ATGAAGGGCGACGCGAAAGTTATCGAATTCCTCAACAAGGTGCTCTACAACGAGCTGGCCGCCATCAACCAGTACTTCCTGCATTACAGGATGTTCAAGGACTGGGGCTACAACGAGCTGGCCAAGCACGAGTACGAAGAGTCCATCGAGGAAATGAAGCACGCGGACAAGCTCATCGAGCGCATCCTGTTCCTCGACGGCCTGCCGAACCTGCAGCACCTGGGCAAGCTGCGCATCGGCGAGAACGTGGTCGAAGCCCTGCAGGGCGACCTGGACCTCGAGATGATTGCCACGAAGGACCTGCGCGAGGCGATTGCCTACAGCGAAGGCATCCACGATTTCGTCAGCCGCGACCTGTTCAAGTTCATCCTTGGCCAGGAAGAAGAGCACATCGACTGGCTGGAAACCCAGTTCAGCCTGATCGCCGACATCGGCCCCGAGCGCTACATGCTCAGCAAGGTCGGCTCGCTCGACAAGCACTGA
- a CDS encoding (2Fe-2S)-binding protein, with protein sequence MYICMCNAVTDHAIRRLAAEGVETFAELQARTGCSDCCGACEPEARQCLREAVADARSPLLTFLPATA encoded by the coding sequence ATGTACATCTGCATGTGCAATGCCGTTACCGATCACGCCATCCGCCGCCTTGCGGCCGAGGGCGTGGAAACCTTTGCCGAGCTCCAGGCCCGCACGGGCTGCTCGGATTGCTGCGGCGCCTGCGAGCCCGAAGCCCGCCAGTGCCTCCGCGAAGCGGTCGCCGATGCGCGCTCGCCGCTGCTGACGTTCCTGCCCGCCACGGCCTGA
- a CDS encoding RNA pyrophosphohydrolase: MIDADGYRPNVGIVLLNGDGRLFWARRVNRDGWQFPQGGMRSDETPLEAMYRELEEETGLKAQHVEVLAETRGWLKYRLPSRFVRHHQRPTCIGQKQVWFLLRLTGGESELRLDACEKPEFDLWRWVDFWYPANHVVNFKRQVYERALRQFAPTVETVCCVEVGTCPQQAELLRLAREAAGQG; encoded by the coding sequence ATGATCGACGCAGATGGCTATCGACCGAACGTGGGGATCGTCCTCCTCAACGGTGACGGCCGCCTGTTCTGGGCGCGCCGGGTGAACCGGGATGGCTGGCAGTTCCCCCAGGGCGGCATGCGCAGCGACGAAACCCCGCTGGAAGCGATGTACCGCGAGCTGGAGGAAGAGACCGGCCTGAAGGCGCAGCACGTCGAAGTGCTGGCGGAGACCCGTGGCTGGCTGAAATACCGCCTGCCCAGCCGCTTCGTGCGCCACCACCAGCGGCCCACCTGCATCGGCCAGAAGCAGGTCTGGTTCCTCCTGCGGCTTACCGGCGGCGAGAGCGAGCTGCGCCTGGACGCCTGCGAAAAGCCCGAGTTCGACCTCTGGCGCTGGGTGGATTTCTGGTACCCGGCCAACCACGTGGTCAACTTCAAGCGCCAGGTGTACGAACGCGCCCTGCGCCAGTTCGCCCCCACCGTCGAGACCGTGTGCTGCGTCGAAGTCGGCACCTGCCCCCAGCAGGCCGAACTGCTCCGACTGGCCCGGGAAGCCGCCGGCCAGGGCTGA
- a CDS encoding response regulator transcription factor, whose protein sequence is MCLGHESIDQPQPCALAEGVFSALPWPCVVWPGSGGRAVMVNAAFRREFGIGRGRAGPGWLENHLSPTDQPDEFVFRDPHAAPRRYRVTRQTLDLAPTPFQAIFLVPLGDEPEPAGAEPEAGALTCLPPGVTLTPRESQVLDGIMRGKLNKVIASELKISPKTVELHRSNLMAKLRVHNVVELARVVLDTPPRHEETAEAPHAGP, encoded by the coding sequence ATGTGCCTTGGCCATGAGTCCATCGACCAGCCGCAGCCCTGCGCGCTGGCCGAAGGAGTATTTTCCGCCCTGCCCTGGCCCTGCGTGGTCTGGCCGGGCTCAGGGGGTCGCGCCGTGATGGTGAATGCGGCATTCCGGCGCGAGTTCGGCATCGGGCGGGGCCGCGCAGGGCCCGGCTGGCTGGAAAACCACCTTTCACCCACGGACCAGCCCGACGAATTCGTCTTCCGCGACCCGCACGCCGCGCCGCGACGGTACCGGGTGACCCGGCAGACGCTCGACCTCGCCCCCACGCCCTTCCAGGCCATCTTCCTCGTGCCGCTGGGCGACGAACCCGAGCCGGCCGGCGCCGAGCCCGAAGCGGGCGCCCTCACCTGCCTCCCACCCGGCGTCACCCTGACCCCGCGCGAATCCCAGGTGCTGGACGGGATCATGCGCGGCAAGCTCAACAAGGTGATCGCCAGCGAGCTGAAGATCAGCCCGAAGACCGTGGAACTGCACCGTTCCAACCTGATGGCCAAGCTGCGCGTGCACAACGTGGTGGAATTGGCCCGCGTGGTGCTGGATACACCGCCGCGCCACGAGGAGACAGCCGAAGCGCCACACGCGGGGCCCTGA
- the queD gene encoding 6-carboxytetrahydropterin synthase QueD has translation MRIFKTFNIEAAHRLPNVPEGHKCSRLHGHSFRVELHVEGPVDPVFGWVMDFGDLKARFLPLYDRLDHHYLNDIEGLENPTSESLARWIFEHLRPDVPLLCKVVVHETCTSGAEYTA, from the coding sequence ATGCGTATCTTCAAGACCTTCAACATCGAGGCGGCCCACCGCCTGCCGAACGTGCCCGAGGGGCACAAGTGCTCGCGCCTGCACGGCCATTCGTTCCGCGTGGAGCTCCACGTCGAGGGCCCGGTGGACCCGGTGTTCGGCTGGGTGATGGACTTCGGCGACCTCAAGGCGCGCTTCCTGCCGCTGTACGACCGCCTGGACCATCACTACCTCAACGACATCGAGGGGCTGGAGAACCCGACCAGCGAGAGCCTGGCCCGCTGGATCTTCGAGCACCTGCGGCCGGACGTGCCGTTGCTCTGCAAGGTGGTAGTGCACGAAACCTGCACTTCCGGCGCCGAATACACGGCCTGA
- a CDS encoding ATP synthase subunit I — protein sequence MRVVFTQLAVAVVAGLAFCLQGRAAGLGAFAGALIVAFATALLAARAFSALGGAGATFMRFLVGMILRWIILIGGLLLILVQWKLPPLPTLVGLVAAYAVNVFAFRFKG from the coding sequence ATGCGCGTGGTATTCACGCAGCTGGCGGTGGCTGTGGTTGCGGGGCTCGCTTTCTGCCTGCAAGGGCGCGCCGCCGGTCTGGGCGCATTTGCAGGTGCCCTGATCGTCGCTTTCGCTACCGCGCTGCTTGCCGCGCGAGCGTTCAGCGCGCTGGGGGGAGCAGGGGCAACGTTCATGCGGTTCCTCGTCGGCATGATCCTTCGCTGGATCATTCTTATCGGGGGGCTGCTGCTCATTCTGGTTCAATGGAAGCTGCCACCCTTGCCGACACTGGTCGGCCTGGTGGCGGCTTACGCGGTCAACGTATTTGCATTCAGATTCAAGGGTTGA
- the atpB gene encoding F0F1 ATP synthase subunit A — translation MASEPQGGLTEYIQHHLNHMTVNFSADHFWFWNLRADSLLVSFGLGVVFCLWFWLFARKATSGVPSKGQALVELAIEFVDTQVKDTFHGDRRTVTPLALSIFMWVFLMNAMDLLPVDLAGWLVHTFGGAEAAHHTYFRMVPTADINTTVGLSVAVLFIVIGHGIKAKGGFGFGKELLTAPFHAENPIAKLVLVIPNFLLNVVETLSKPVSLAMRLFGNMYGGELVFMLIAGLMVSWISFVPGVVFNTAWAIFHILIIALQAFIFMMLTIVYIATAREHH, via the coding sequence ATGGCTAGCGAACCGCAGGGCGGTCTGACCGAATACATCCAGCATCACCTGAACCACATGACGGTGAATTTCAGCGCCGATCATTTCTGGTTCTGGAACCTCCGTGCCGACTCCCTCCTGGTCTCGTTTGGCCTGGGCGTGGTGTTCTGCCTGTGGTTCTGGCTGTTTGCGCGCAAGGCGACCTCCGGGGTGCCGTCCAAGGGCCAGGCCCTGGTCGAGCTCGCCATCGAGTTCGTCGACACCCAGGTGAAGGACACCTTCCACGGTGACCGTCGCACGGTGACGCCGCTGGCGCTGTCCATCTTCATGTGGGTGTTCCTCATGAACGCGATGGATCTGCTCCCGGTGGATCTCGCCGGCTGGCTGGTGCACACCTTCGGTGGTGCGGAAGCCGCGCATCACACCTATTTCCGCATGGTGCCCACCGCCGACATCAACACCACCGTCGGCCTGTCGGTCGCCGTGCTGTTCATCGTCATCGGCCACGGCATCAAGGCCAAGGGCGGCTTCGGTTTCGGCAAGGAGCTGCTCACCGCTCCGTTCCATGCCGAGAACCCGATCGCCAAGCTCGTCCTGGTCATCCCGAATTTCCTTCTCAACGTCGTCGAAACCCTGTCGAAGCCTGTGTCGCTCGCGATGCGACTGTTCGGCAACATGTACGGCGGCGAACTGGTGTTCATGCTGATTGCCGGTCTGATGGTGAGCTGGATCAGCTTCGTGCCTGGCGTCGTGTTCAACACGGCCTGGGCGATCTTCCACATCCTGATCATCGCCCTCCAGGCGTTCATCTTCATGATGCTGACGATCGTCTACATCGCCACGGCGCGGGAACATCACTAA
- the atpE gene encoding F0F1 ATP synthase subunit C has translation MELASLLAHVQGMTAIAIGVIIGLGALGACLGIAIMGSKFLESAARQPELVPLLQGRMFLLAGLIDAAFIIGLAVALLFAFSNPLVGVVRAAVGG, from the coding sequence ATGGAACTCGCATCGCTTCTCGCCCACGTCCAGGGCATGACCGCCATCGCCATCGGCGTGATCATCGGCCTCGGTGCGCTCGGCGCCTGCCTCGGTATCGCCATCATGGGCTCGAAGTTCCTTGAGTCGGCTGCTCGCCAGCCGGAACTGGTCCCGCTGCTCCAGGGCCGCATGTTCCTGCTCGCCGGCCTGATCGACGCGGCATTCATCATCGGCCTCGCCGTCGCCCTGCTGTTCGCGTTCTCGAACCCGCTGGTCGGTGTCGTGCGCGCCGCCGTCGGCGGCTAA
- a CDS encoding F0F1 ATP synthase subunit B has product MEINMTFLGQMISFAILVWFTTKFIWPQLNGAIEERQKKVAEGLAAAERARAELKDADAKVAVEIKQARLQATEIIDKAQQQGNQILEKARAEATSEINRLKAQAQDEIASMAQRAREQLREQVGALAVQGAEKIVQREIDPAAHKALLDQLAAEI; this is encoded by the coding sequence ATGGAAATTAACATGACCTTCCTGGGCCAGATGATCTCTTTTGCGATCCTGGTCTGGTTCACCACCAAGTTCATCTGGCCCCAGCTCAACGGTGCCATTGAAGAGCGCCAGAAGAAGGTGGCCGAGGGTCTGGCCGCCGCGGAGCGCGCGCGCGCCGAGCTCAAGGATGCCGACGCCAAGGTCGCCGTCGAGATCAAGCAGGCTCGCCTGCAGGCTACCGAGATCATCGACAAGGCCCAGCAGCAGGGCAACCAGATCCTCGAGAAGGCTCGCGCCGAAGCCACCAGCGAGATCAACCGTCTGAAGGCCCAGGCCCAGGACGAGATCGCGTCGATGGCCCAGCGTGCCCGTGAGCAGCTGCGCGAGCAGGTTGGCGCGCTGGCTGTCCAGGGTGCCGAGAAGATCGTGCAGCGCGAGATCGACCCGGCGGCCCACAAGGCCCTGCTCGACCAGCTCGCTGCCGAGATCTGA
- a CDS encoding F0F1 ATP synthase subunit delta, producing MAQALTLARPYARAAFEVAHASGSLADWLAALDFAAAVAADPRIAGLGNDPRVLPAQLVALHLPPGMAADAPFAHFLAELAENGRMALLPEIAALYDDYKRESESTLKVKVTSALDLDTAQAEQLRASLKRRFKREIELDTHVDAALLGGVVIDTGEQVIDGSARGRLQRLAGVLTH from the coding sequence ATGGCCCAGGCGCTCACCCTCGCCCGTCCCTACGCGCGCGCCGCTTTCGAAGTGGCGCACGCGTCGGGTTCGCTTGCCGACTGGCTGGCGGCGCTGGATTTCGCCGCGGCTGTCGCGGCCGATCCGCGCATTGCCGGCCTCGGTAACGATCCTCGCGTGCTGCCGGCCCAGCTGGTCGCGCTGCACCTGCCCCCCGGCATGGCCGCCGATGCGCCGTTCGCCCATTTCCTCGCGGAACTGGCGGAAAACGGCCGCATGGCGCTGTTGCCGGAAATCGCCGCGCTCTACGACGACTACAAGCGTGAGTCGGAGTCGACCCTGAAGGTCAAGGTCACGAGCGCACTGGATCTCGACACCGCACAGGCTGAACAGCTGCGCGCCTCGCTGAAGCGCCGCTTCAAGCGCGAGATCGAACTGGATACGCACGTCGATGCGGCGTTGCTTGGCGGTGTCGTCATCGACACGGGCGAGCAGGTCATCGACGGTTCGGCGCGCGGCCGCCTGCAGCGGCTGGCCGGCGTGCTGACGCACTGA
- the atpA gene encoding F0F1 ATP synthase subunit alpha, with product MSSTTLNPSEISELIKSRIEQFKLGAEARNEGTIISVSDGIVRIHGLADVMQGEMIELPNNTFALALNLERDSVGAVVLGEYQHLREGDAAKTTGRILEVPVGPGLLGRVVDALGNPIDGKGPIDAVGTSPVEKVAPGVIWRQSVDQPMQTGYKSIDSMIPIGRGQRELIIGDRQTGKTAVAIDAIINQKHSGIKCIYVAIGQKRSSIANVVRKLEENGALANTIVVVASASEAAALQYVAPYSGCAMGEYFRDRGEDALIVYDDLSKQAVAYRQISLLLKRPPGREAYPGDVFYLHSRLLERASRVSAEYVEKMTNGEVKGKTGSLTALPIIETQAGDVSAFVPTNVISITDGQIFLETDLFNAGIRPPVNAGISVSRVGGAAQTKIIKKLSGGVKLALAQYRELAAFAQFASDLDAATRAQLDRGQRVTELMKQAQYAPLSIAELGVSVYAAEKGYLDDLPVNKVLPFEKGLHAFMRQNHGDLMAKIDQTGDWDKDIEATFKAAADEFKKTGSW from the coding sequence ATGTCCAGCACCACTCTGAATCCGTCTGAGATCAGCGAGCTGATCAAGTCCCGCATCGAGCAGTTCAAGCTCGGTGCCGAGGCACGCAACGAAGGCACGATCATCAGCGTGTCCGACGGCATCGTGCGCATCCACGGCCTGGCCGATGTGATGCAGGGCGAAATGATCGAACTGCCGAACAACACCTTCGCCCTGGCACTGAACCTCGAGCGCGACTCGGTCGGCGCCGTGGTGCTCGGTGAATACCAGCACCTGCGCGAAGGCGATGCCGCCAAGACCACCGGCCGCATCCTCGAAGTGCCGGTCGGCCCGGGCCTGCTCGGCCGCGTCGTCGACGCGCTGGGTAACCCGATCGACGGCAAGGGCCCGATCGACGCCGTGGGCACCAGCCCGGTCGAGAAGGTGGCCCCGGGCGTCATCTGGCGCCAGTCGGTCGACCAGCCGATGCAGACGGGCTACAAGTCCATCGATTCGATGATCCCGATCGGCCGCGGCCAGCGCGAACTGATCATCGGCGACCGCCAGACGGGCAAGACCGCCGTCGCGATCGACGCGATCATCAACCAGAAGCACTCGGGCATTAAGTGCATCTACGTCGCCATCGGCCAGAAGCGCAGCTCGATCGCCAACGTCGTGCGCAAGCTCGAAGAGAACGGCGCGCTGGCCAACACCATCGTCGTCGTCGCCTCGGCTTCCGAAGCGGCCGCCCTGCAGTACGTCGCGCCGTATTCCGGCTGCGCCATGGGCGAGTACTTCCGCGACCGCGGTGAAGACGCGCTGATCGTGTACGACGACCTCTCCAAGCAGGCCGTGGCGTACCGCCAGATCTCGCTGCTGCTGAAGCGTCCGCCGGGCCGCGAAGCCTATCCGGGCGACGTGTTCTATCTCCACTCGCGCCTGCTTGAGCGTGCTTCGCGCGTCAGCGCCGAGTACGTCGAGAAGATGACCAACGGCGAAGTGAAGGGCAAGACCGGCTCGCTCACCGCGCTGCCGATCATCGAGACGCAGGCGGGTGACGTTTCGGCGTTCGTCCCGACCAACGTGATCTCGATTACCGACGGCCAGATCTTCCTCGAGACCGATCTGTTCAACGCCGGTATCCGTCCGCCCGTCAACGCCGGTATCTCGGTGTCGCGCGTCGGTGGTGCCGCCCAGACCAAGATCATCAAGAAGCTGTCCGGCGGCGTGAAGCTGGCCCTCGCCCAGTACCGTGAGCTGGCTGCGTTCGCGCAGTTCGCTTCGGACCTGGATGCGGCCACCCGCGCCCAGCTGGATCGTGGCCAGCGCGTGACCGAACTGATGAAGCAGGCGCAGTACGCCCCGCTGTCGATCGCCGAGCTCGGCGTGTCGGTCTATGCGGCCGAGAAGGGCTACCTCGACGACCTGCCGGTCAACAAGGTGCTGCCTTTCGAGAAGGGCCTGCACGCCTTCATGCGCCAGAACCACGGCGACCTGATGGCGAAGATCGACCAGACCGGTGACTGGGACAAGGACATCGAGGCGACCTTCAAGGCCGCCGCCGACGAGTTCAAGAAGACCGGTAGCTGGTAA